The genomic interval AAAGACAAATATATGGTAAGAGTGTTGTCTTTCCAGCCTTTTCGGGCTTCTGAAGCAGCAGGTTGTCATCATTAAAAACACCGTCCTTGGAAAGCAATTCTGAGGTACAGGCTGCGTCCCACTCCCTTCGTGACCGCTACGAGGTAAAATAGAGCCAAGCATCCAGCATAGCAACGGATGCTTTGGTTCATTACGTAATCCAGTCAGAATTTTGCAAGTTCTAGTAACATAAGCTAGAACTCATCAAATGTCATTGtgatgcggggggggggggcactatttggcatgacaggcccccaaaaggctagggccatctctgactgcatgtgttggtatagatgtgggtatgcAGACCTGTTAGCCCCatatgatgagttcagatttttgtgtggcccccacccccatcaaagttgcccattgCTGTTTAAGAGTCTGGCTCTTCTCGTTTCCTATATTCCTCGGTACCATGGGGAGTTTTTCTAAACCACTGTTGCCATTTTCCAACCTTTTCTTATCTTGTTACAGACAAGTACAACTTGGCAAAAACTATTGGAAATTAACCTTGGAAAATTGAAACTATTCAAAAATgccttttttttgttgtcttctAGCCCTCTCAGGTGTGAAAGGAATTGTGAAACAGAAGGTCCTCCTGCATTGCCCCTGCGTAAATAGAAATGTGAGAAAGACAATTATCTGGCAGCTAGAAGAGCATACCATCGTGCTCCGTCATGATGGAAGTAATAACCACACAACCATAGGGATGAGATATGAAAACAGGGTCAGTCTCTTTCTAAATGAAGAGAAGGACAACTGTTCGCTGCTCCTCTCAGGCATCACTGTGGCAGACAACGGGACATACAAATGCTCCTTTACAGCCAACGCTTTTGTCTACGAAAAAGTAATTCTACATGTGGCTGGTAAGTCATTTGGTTTGTTTGttcattcagtcattcagtcatcGGATGATTTCATTGTTTACTTCCCTTTCTTTTCTACTTAAAAAATGACTCAATTTCAGGCACGCTGTAGTTgattatctcctctctcctcttcagcgAGCTACagtgtctgtatggacctcgtcTCAGACCAGGCTTCGGTGAGTTccggagggggagaggggtcgAGGGTGTACCAGTGTAAAGCCTCTGGGGGCTATCCAGAGGGCCAGATTCACTGGGAGCTGGAAGGACATCCTCTGGTGAACCCCTCCAGGAGGGATGTGACCCACCTGGACAACTTTACAGGACTCTACAGCCTGACCAGCAACCTGACCATCGAGCTGAGTAAGGGTGAAACACTGCAATGTGTGGTGGAGAACACAGCCTTGGCCTCCAACCTCACCTCCAACTCCAGCTGCAATCAAAAGTCTAGTGAGTACAGGAGACGAGTGATACCAGTAGATCTACTAACCAGTAGCACTATATCATGGTAGTCAGGGTGTGGATTTTCACCACCAGGGTGAATACATTGAATCATTTGGATTTGGGTCTCGGCTAGTACATAAAGTCCTAAAACATCTGCATGGGAATACATGACAATGAAAATCTAGGAGTGGGTGCTTGAGGGTGGGGGAAAGCTAGGGAAAGCCAGCATAAAAACACAACAGGGAAAAACCTTAACTCTACTAGAGTGAAACTACAGAGAAACAACAGTATTATCTCTATTAGCATTACCAATGAGTAgagaacagtgtttcctctgactgaACCCAatgtttggataaaaaatgaAGGAGCTGGAATCCACAGTGATGTGTTGACGAGTAAGTCAACAAAGAAAGTTACACTGCTGTGGCATGTTgggaggaagtgtgtgtttttgttggaAAGCCTTTTCACCACAGTTCAAGTTACACCAAGAGGTCTGACTTTTCAAATTCTTCCTCTGACAGATTTTTGGCTTCACCTTCTCTTATCTAAAACATGTTTCTGGAGCGTGTCATAGTTTATATTCCCTATTCATATGTTTtctgtttcctctctcctttccagtGTCCTGGGAAAGTAGCAGTCATTATAAAGTAGAGGTTGCAGCAGTTGTGGCTGTCAGCCTGATTGTGATTTTTATTGTGGGAGTCCTGCTGGTGTTCTTACTAACTAGATGTCGCCGACATGAAAGGTCAACGGTGAGCCTTTCCCCTCATTATTTGCCAGGATTTCTGGCCAGTGTTTAATGCTGTTTGGATCTAGAAAAAAAACAGTGTCTGGTAACAAACCAGAGAGCAAAGTTCAAAAGTTAATCCATTGTGTTTGAGTTAGAAATAAAACATACTAATAAACTAGTTCTTAAATAGTGATTGAATAGAGTTGTGAATTGAACGAGCATTTCAGACTTTGTGTGTgagaaatgttttttgtttttcccagagagacacagagaggcagGAAAGAAGCGTGACCCATTCGTTTAATGTGTATGAAGATGACTCTGCCTGAATGTGTGAAGCGTCTCCCCCCTCTGATGCAACAATCTCTCTTCAACTGGCAGACAACAAAATGGAGGGATGATTATAAGAGGAACTGAAACTTAAAATAAGGCCTGTGTTCAATGTAGAACTTGGAGCAACATTGAGCAATGTGTTGTGCCGTCATGTCTGAACTATTCTTTGTTGTGTTACGCAAAGAGGCAAACGGCGCCTGAAAGTGGTTAATCATGGTTTTCCCTAGTTCGCTGACACTGAACTGAACCCTGAGTTACGAATATGATGACGAGAGCAGAGTACAAAATGTGGCCATGGAGACAAGGTTTAGGAACtaagagaagagaagaacagcATGATGGGAGAAATGACTGTGGTCAATGGACCGAATGTGAGCTAGACTCAGTGaatgaagcccccccccccaaaaaaaaagggAGCCTGTGTATTGCAATTGTAGAGTTTACTCACTTCTTAAAGTACAGGTGCTTTCATATTTCTAAGAAGAGTAACATAATCAAACCAGACTACTGTAGGTATATAGCTGATACATGACTGAACAGCCATCGTTGTCTTTATGCATTTTGTATACTGCATGTTCCTGGTGTTGGTCTAATGTAGATCTGTCTGCTCTAAACAAGATTTCCCTCTGTAAATGCCAAACTGGTATGGGGGAGCCCCTACTGTGCTATTAAAACCCCTTATAATGTCACTGGTCACATTATAAGGAAGCTGCAGTAGGAAGTGACTACTTTGCTGAACCATTTGAATCATGCTGAAGATTCAAACAATTTGGTTTTATGTTAGACCAAATGATTAGTTTTCATGTAAATAGTCAATGATGTTATTTTACTTAGAATTCTGAATTTATTTCTCTGAATGTGTGAAGAATTGGACATGTTAATTGCTTATTGTTATGTAGCTTGCTGTGAACTAAGAGACCATGACATGGGATGGCTAATGTCAAGGATTATTCAATTTACAAATGTCAAGCAAATTATCTGTTTACTCCAGTTTAAAGGTCTTCACAGGTCCACCTGAATACTCCAGACTTGACTTGGGACCGGGTCCGAAATGAAATCTTTTCGTTCTTGTCTGGGTCGTGTCCTGTTTGATTGTCATCAGGTGTCAAGTCTATGTACTGTAAGCACAGATGATAGACCTGAGTGGACTTGAATGGACCCGACCAAGGCTTTGCATAGCCTATAGAGGGCTTGACGTACGATGCCTCCTGGCGGTCATGTTTGAAGACCACGGCATTAATTATTCTGTTCTGACAACAACAGCCAAGTGACTACACCAAACTGCATGATAACAGTGGCCAGTgccgacccgtcattcagggcaggtggggctttTGAGACCCACATTTTTAGAAAAAACATTTTTGGcagggcttgcctgttttgcatgttattttggcattaatacgtgtcacatatcagtttgcaaacaatgtaaaaaaaaaaacacacacaaaaaaacactttcgttcaaacgtttggggtcacttataaatatccttgtttttaaagacatacagtatagacattgttaatgttgtttttgttttttaatgcaatatctacataggtgtacagaggcccattatcagcaaccatcactcctgtgttgcaATATAGATCAAACGTAATGGTGCTCgttggccattggacataaacattacacaacaagttggaaattgcaaattgcaaattcaacaatgagtggtgtGTAAGGAAGTGAGCACAACTAGGTGATACTTTATACTGATACATAAATTATGTAATGTGCCAGGGagttatgtatactgtagctaagaaagtaatactacgtgtggtgtgtagtaagctgttagtaccCCATGTGCCTCACgttaataatttggtcccttttcccctctttcgcctactgttctgacttggtggtgcacatgcacaggtagtctatagcctgttttagagaaatgtaatcatagaATActataagagctttcattgtctgcttatttgGCCCCGTTATTTattctacggttctgacttgatgTACAAAGAGAATACTGTAAAAATGCCCATGATCTGTCACTGTATACTGCATGTTCCTGGTGTTGGTCTAATGTAGATCTGTCTGCTTTAAACAAGATTTCCCTCTGTAAATGCCAAACTGGTATGGGGGAGCCCCTACTGTGCTATTAAACCCCCTTATAATGTCACTGGTCACATTATAAGGAAGCTGCAGTAGGAAGTGACTACTTTGCTGAACCATTTGAATCATGCTGAGGATTCAAACTATTAGTTTTGATTCGTTTTCATGTAAACGATTCCTCCTGGTGGTCATGTTGGAAGACCACGGCATAAATTATTCAGTTCTGACAACAACAGCCAAGTGACTACACCAAAGTGCATGATAACAGTGGCAAGTgccgacccgtcattcagggcaggtggggctttTTCTTGCATTAATACaggtcacatatcagtttgcaaacaatgtaaaaaagatATGTATCATTGAGTTAAAACtactagggcacctccccccactgctcaactgacacagtagcacacagaacgcaaaaaatattcttagaaatatttaacctccacacattaacaagtccaatagctcaaatgaaagataaacaccttgttcatctagccaccaagtcagatttctaaaatgttttacggcgaaaacatagcacatatttatgtcaaaccaccaccaaagataggctaatttacatagccattttgtagaacaatagatgcaatcacaaaagcaggattaaaagtaaaataattcactaaccttttgaaaatcttcatcagatgacaggaataggacatgttatacagtacatttatgtttttttcaataatatgctaattatatccataaatcacggtttacatagtaggtcatggctaaaaaatgctacaacaatgcctggagaaattatggtaactctgccagataacagaaatacacatcataaacgttgactaaatatacatgttctacatatacttagaaagatacacttcttcttaataaaacagctgtgttacatttatttttaactttacagatttcgttcactaggctataatgtgagtcggcgctcaggaattagcattttggctcctccacagaaacccaaatttaacacataaatgttcccttacctttgctgttcttccatcagaagacctggaagggtttatacttaccaaaaacagctttagttttgaagtctgtgtctttcggttatcaaacacgacatatttcggttgaaatgcagccaaaaagttaagttagttcgcaccaaaacgtcgaaattacatattatatgtcgactaaacttgtcaaacttggttcagaacacagcgttagcatgctatatagcttcaccgcaattctcaggacaaagagaaacacacgcatcgtttaatcaatcttggaagaaagacagaaTGCGCGTCAGAGTAACCTGTTtactcgcgcgaccgaaaggtttcggcccgtcattaatctcgtgagcgcgcgatttacacaatgagaagccccattgaaagcggacaccgcgctgaaggcataggaactgttcccaggactgtaggtgcttgggaagggtgggggcgatgacgtcaaagttgggccaactttttggatgacaagagagagtttgggagaatgagtgccctgagagttctgctttacttacagacataatttaaacggttttagaagctttagagtgttttctattcaataatatttattatatgcatatattagcaattttttacagatttcttttctgtttactatgggcacgcatttcaccaacgggggcagtattctgccctagccttaacaggttttaataaagccgcatacaaacatggtctctttttgtgttttcttgagtaaggcagctcccaaatgcaggtgtttctgcccagctcagtgctttctgtggtggggaGGCAAGCCAGCAAGCCAGcaggttgaggttgggggattatggatgccaggtcatctgatgcagcactccatcactctccttggtcaaatagcccttacacagcctggaggtgtgttgggtcattgtcctgttgatagtcccactaagcccaaccCAGATGGGATGGTcgaacttccggcgccgacaaagatggccgcctcgcttcgcgttcctaggaaactatgcagtttttatgtttttttacgtgttatttcttacattagtaccccaggtcatcttaggtttcattacatacagtcgagaagaactactgaacataagagcagcgtcaactcaccatcagtacgaccaagaatatgagtttcgcgaagcggatcctgtgttctgcctttcacccaggacaacggaatggatcccagccggcgacccaaaaaaacgacttcgtaaaagggggaaacggagcggtcttctggtcagactccggagacgggcacatcgtgcaccactccctagcattcttctcgccaatgtccagtctcttgacaacaaggttgatgaaatccgagcaagggtagcgttccagagggacatcagagactgtaacgttctttgcttcacggaaacatggctcactggagagatgctatcggagtcggtgcagccaactggtttctccacgcatcgcgcagacagaaacaaacatctttctggtaagaagaggggcgggggcgtatgcttcatggttaacgtgacgtggtgtgatcataacaacatacaggtactcaagtccttctgttcacctgatttagaattcctcacaatcaaatgtcgaccgcattatctaccaaggaaattctcttcgattataatcccagccgtatatattcccccccaagcagacacatcgatggctctgaacgaactttatttgactctttgcaaactggaatccatttatccggaggctgcattcattgtagctggggattttaacaaggctaatctgaaaacaagactccctaaatttgatcagcatatcgattgcgcaaccagggctggaaaaaccttggatcactgctattctaacttccgcgacgcatataaggccctgccccgccctcctttcgggaaaaaagctgaccacgactccattttgttgatccctgcctacagacagaaactaaaacaagaagctcccgcgctgaggtctgttcaacgctggtccgaccaatctgattccacactccaagactgcttccatcacgtggactgggatatgtttcgtattgcgtcagacaacaacattgacgaatacgctgattcggtgagcgagttcattaaaacgtgcgttgaagatgtcgttctgggtctcgaccccgccctgtgcaactgggtactggacttcctgacgggccgcccccaggttgtgagggtaggcaacaacatttccaccccactgatcctcaacactggggccccacaagggtgcgttctgagccctctcctgtactccctgttcacccacgactgcgtggccacgcacgcctccaactcaatcatcaagtttgcggactacacaacagtggtaggcttgattaccaacaacgaggagacggcctacagggaggaggtgagggccctcagagtgtggtgtcaggaaaataacctcacactcaacgtcaacaaaactaaggagatgattgtggacttcaggaaacagcagagggaacacccccctatccacattgatggaacagtagtggagagggtagtaagttttaagttcctcggcgtacacatcacagacaaactgaattggtccacccacacagacagcatcgtgaagaaggcgcagcagcacctcttcaacctcaggaggctgaagaattttggcttgtcaccaaaagcactcacaaacttctacagatgcacaatcaagagcatcctgtcgggctgtatcaacgcctggtacggcaactgctccgcccacaaccgtaaggctctccagagggtagtgaggtctgcacaacgcatcaccgggggcaaactacctgccctccaggacacctacactacccgatgtcacaggaaggccataaagatcatcaaggacaacaaccacccgagccactgcctgttcaccccgctatcatccagaaggcgaggtcagtacaggtgcatcaaagctgggaccgagagactgaaaaacagcttctatctcaaggccatcagactgttaaacagccaccactaacattgagtggctgctgccaacacactgactcaactccagccactttaataatgggaattgatgggaaactatgtaaaatatatcactagacactttaaacaatgctacctaatataatgtttacataccctacattattcatctcatatgtatacgtatatactgtactctatatcatctactgcatctttatgtaatacatgtatcactagccactttaactatgccactttgtttacatactaatctcatatgtatatactgcactcaataccatctactgtatcttgcctatgccgctctgtaccatcactcactcatatatctttatgtacatattctttatccccttacacttgtgtctataaggtagtagttttggaattgttagctagattacttgttggttattactgcattgtcggaactagaagcacaagcatttcgctacgctcgcattaacatctgctaaccatgtgtatgtgacaaataacatttgatttgatttgatttggtgtatcgctgcagaatgctgtggtagccatgctggttaagtgtgccttgaattctaaataaatcacagtgtcaccagcaaatcaccccacaccacctccatgctttacagtgggaaatacacctgcagagatcatctgttcactcgcaccgcgtctcacaaagacatggcggttggaccccagaaatttggactccagaccaaaggacaaatttccactggtctaatgtccattgctcatgtttcttgggccaagaaagtctcttcttctttgatgtgtcatttagtagtgttttctttgcagcaatttgaccgtgaaggcctgaatcacccagtctcctctggacagttgatgttgaaatgtgtctgttacttgaactctgtgaaacatttactTGGGctgcgatttctgaggctggtaactcaaatgaacgtatcctctgcagcagagataactctgagttttccattcctgtggcggtcctcatgagagccagtttcatcatagagctggattgtttttgcgactacacttgaagaaactcaaagttattgaaattttccagattgactgaacttcatgtcttaaagtaataatggactgacgtttctctttgcttatttgagctgttcttgtcataatatggacttggtcttttaccaaatagggctatcttctgtataacaccccttccttgtcacaacacaactgattggctcaaacacattaagaaggaaagaaattccacaaaataacttttaacaaggcacacctgttaattgaaattcattccaggtgactacctcctgaatgccaagagcgtgcaaagctgtcatcaaggcaaagggtggctactttgaagaatctcaaataaatttagatttgttaaacacttttttggttactacgtgattccatatgtgttatttcatagttttgatgtcttcgctattattctacaatgtagaaaatagtacaaataaagaagtaagtgtgtccaaacttttgactggtattgtgtttaatttatatatatatatacaaatacactgctcaaaaaaataaagggaacactaaaataacacatcctagatctgaatgaatgaaatattattgttaaatagtttttcctttacatagttgaatgtgctgacaacaaaatcacacaaaaattatcaatggaaatcaaattgatcaacccatggaggtctggatttggagtcacactcaaaattaaagtggaaaaccacactacaggctgatccaactttgatgtaatgtccttaaaacaagtcgaAATTAGGCTCAGtaatgtgtgtggcctccacgtgcctgtatgacctccctacaatgcctgggcatgctcctgatgcatctgggacatcatgccaactcctggacagtctgtggtgcaacgtggcgttggtggatggagtgagacatgatgtcccagatgtgctcaattggattcaggtctggggaacgggcgggccagtccatagcatcaatgccttcctcttgcaggaactgctgacacactccagccacatgaggtctagcattgtcttgcattaggaggaacccagggccaaccgcaccagcatatggtctcacaaggggtctgaggatctcatctcggtacctaatggcagtcaggctacctctggcgagcacatggaggactgtgcggccccccaaagaaatgccacaccacaccatggctgacccaccgccaaaccggtcatgctggaggatgttgcaggcagcagaacgttctccacggcgtctccagactgtcacgtctgtcacatgtgctcagtgtgaacctgctttcatctgtgaagagcacagggcgccagtggcgaatttgccaatcttggtgttctctggcaaatgccaaatgtcctgcacggtgttgggctgtaagcacaacccccacctgtggacgtcgggccctcataccaccctcatggagtctgtttctgaccgtttgagcctgctggaggtcattttgcagggctctggcagtgctcctccttgcacaaaggcggaggtagcggtcctgctgctgggttgttgccctcctacggcctcctccatgtctcctgatgtactggcctgtttcCTGGTAGCGCCTCTATGCTCTGGACaatacgctgacagacacagcaaaccttcttgccacagctcgcattgatgtgccatcctggatgagctgcactacctgagccacttggtgggttgtagactccgtctcatgctaccactagagtgaaagcaccgccagcattcaaaagtgaccaaaacatcagccaggaagcataggaactgagaagtggtctgtggtcaccacctgcagaaccactaaTTATTTGggtgtgtcttgctaattgcctataatttccacctgttgtccattccatttgcacaacagcatgtgaaatttattgtcaatcagtgttgcttcctaagtggacagtttgatttcacagaaatgtgattgacttggagttacattgtgttgtttaagtaaTCCCTttatttgagcagtgtatatactgtatatata from Oncorhynchus kisutch isolate 150728-3 linkage group LG26, Okis_V2, whole genome shotgun sequence carries:
- the LOC109871025 gene encoding CD276 antigen-like isoform X1 codes for the protein MHSTCVVQLGYTHNFDLVWRKWKHTALSGVKGIVKQKVLLHCPCVNRNVRKTIIWQLEEHTIVLRHDGSNNHTTIGMRYENRVSLFLNEEKDNCSLLLSGITVADNGTYKCSFTANAFVYEKVILHVAASYSVCMDLVSDQASVSSGGGEGSRVYQCKASGGYPEGQIHWELEGHPLVNPSRRDVTHLDNFTGLYSLTSNLTIELSKGETLQCVVENTALASNLTSNSSCNQKSMSWESSSHYKVEVAAVVAVSLIVIFIVGVLLVFLLTRCRRHERSTRDTERQERSVTHSFNVYEDDSA
- the LOC109871025 gene encoding CD276 antigen-like isoform X3 — protein: METYRTHFVMWTVLGLAAVFISSSALSGVKGIVKQKVLLHCPCVNRNVRKTIIWQLEEHTIVLRHDGSNNHTTIGMRYENRVSLFLNEEKDNCSLLLSGITVADNGTYKCSFTANAFVYEKVILHVAASYSVCMDLVSDQASVSSGGGEGSRVYQCKASGGYPEGQIHWELEGHPLVNPSRRDVTHLDNFTGLYSLTSNLTIELSKGETLQCVVENTALASNLTSNSSCNQKSKDLSPRTMPQDYLA
- the LOC109871025 gene encoding CD276 antigen-like isoform X2, whose product is METYRTHFVMWTVLGLAAVFISSSALSGVKGIVKQKVLLHCPCVNRNVRKTIIWQLEEHTIVLRHDGSNNHTTIGMRYENRVSLFLNEEKDNCSLLLSGITVADNGTYKCSFTANAFVYEKVILHVAASYSVCMDLVSDQASVSSGGGEGSRVYQCKASGGYPEGQIHWELEGHPLVNPSRRDVTHLDNFTGLYSLTSNLTIELSKGETLQCVVENTALASNLTSNSSCNQKSMSWESSSHYKVEVAAVVAVSLIVIFIVGVLLVFLLTRCRRHERSTRDTERQERSVTHSFNVYEDDSA